Proteins from one Leptolyngbya sp. 'hensonii' genomic window:
- a CDS encoding transposase, whose translation HFEYALAQGGFKSASYVQVMDWIAEKASVTLAQTGRLTVVVQDNGSAHTSRLAQQQWLKWQAQGLFLFWLPPYCSEMNRIEEQWHQLKTHEIAGRMFEHEVDLADAIIEGMQARSSRGNYSLERFIFNSS comes from the coding sequence CACTTCGAGTATGCTTTGGCTCAAGGGGGATTCAAGAGTGCCAGTTATGTCCAAGTCATGGACTGGATTGCCGAGAAGGCATCTGTTACCCTGGCTCAAACGGGGCGATTAACGGTAGTTGTTCAAGATAATGGCTCTGCCCATACCAGTCGTCTGGCTCAGCAACAATGGCTCAAGTGGCAAGCCCAAGGATTGTTCCTCTTCTGGTTGCCACCCTACTGTTCTGAGATGAATCGGATCGAGGAGCAGTGGCATCAACTCAAAACCCATGAAATTGCTGGGCGGATGTTTGAGCATGAAGTTGATTTAGCCGATGCGATCATCGAGGGAATGCAAGCTCGTAGTAGTAGGGGCAATTACTCCCTGGAACGTTTTATATTTAATTCCTCCTGA
- a CDS encoding trypsin-like peptidase domain-containing protein: MTFSVDDYEKAITRIFDQKGNTIGAGFLVAPGYVLTCAHVVLQAIGIEKDKFAEYEGQPQKQISLDFHVLASDQPIQAEVVVWLPYRLDSGDVAALKLLTPEPDEAMPIPLVEVSRKDVSSQEELNIKRSRE, encoded by the coding sequence ATGACCTTCAGCGTTGACGACTATGAAAAAGCCATCACTCGCATATTCGATCAGAAAGGGAATACGATCGGGGCCGGATTTCTAGTCGCGCCAGGGTATGTGCTGACCTGTGCCCATGTAGTATTGCAAGCGATCGGCATCGAAAAGGATAAATTCGCCGAGTATGAAGGACAGCCGCAGAAGCAGATTTCCCTAGATTTCCATGTCCTCGCCAGTGACCAACCAATTCAGGCAGAAGTCGTGGTATGGTTGCCCTACCGTTTGGACAGTGGTGATGTCGCCGCCCTCAAGTTGCTAACCCCTGAGCCGGATGAAGCCATGCCGATTCCTCTGGTTGAAGTTTCACGGAAAGATGTAAGTAGTCAGGAGGAATTAAATATAAAACGTTCCAGGGAGTAA
- a CDS encoding CU044_2847 family protein: MAKLVEFDVGEGQTVLIEVEDVESDEITPVSKSPGQLAARARQTLSEALDSIAPMIRTLKTRLNAMADPADEVEVKFSIKLSGEVDAIVTKVGGEATYEITLKWKHQ; encoded by the coding sequence ATGGCAAAACTAGTCGAATTCGATGTGGGTGAGGGTCAGACAGTTTTGATTGAGGTCGAGGACGTTGAGTCTGACGAGATTACACCTGTTTCAAAATCGCCGGGGCAACTTGCAGCCAGGGCTCGGCAAACCCTGAGTGAGGCACTGGATAGTATTGCACCAATGATCCGAACGCTGAAAACTCGGCTCAATGCCATGGCTGACCCAGCCGATGAAGTCGAGGTGAAGTTCAGTATTAAGCTGAGTGGAGAGGTGGATGCCATCGTAACTAAAGTGGGTGGTGAGGCGACCTATGAAATTACGCTGAAGTGGAAGCATCAATGA
- a CDS encoding formylglycine-generating enzyme family protein, whose product MSTSPAPLANNLTLHRYQRTNKSYTEDLGQGVTLMLMLIPAGEFVMGAPASEPESSDRERPQHPVRVSQFLMGRYPVTQAQWRVVAGYDPINKERLNPAPSRFKGDNRPVEQVSWEEAQEFCQRLSAKTGKAYRLPSEAQWEYACRAGSTTPFHFGETLSTDLANYNGNYTYNNGASGEYRQQTTDVGRFPANDWGLHDMHGNVWEWCEDDYHSNYQGAPDDGSAWIEADREQNRRVLRGGSWNSIPRFCRSAVRYYYSREGRFNNIGFRVCCVLPRTLS is encoded by the coding sequence GTGAGTACGTCCCCTGCCCCCCTGGCAAATAATCTGACTCTTCATCGTTATCAGCGCACCAATAAAAGCTACACCGAAGACTTGGGCCAGGGTGTAACGCTGATGCTGATGCTGATTCCCGCCGGGGAATTTGTCATGGGAGCACCAGCATCGGAGCCAGAAAGTTCTGATCGCGAACGGCCCCAACACCCGGTCAGGGTGTCGCAGTTCCTGATGGGGCGCTACCCAGTTACGCAAGCGCAATGGCGAGTCGTCGCGGGCTATGACCCGATCAACAAAGAACGACTTAACCCCGCCCCATCGAGGTTCAAGGGAGATAACCGTCCGGTAGAGCAGGTGAGTTGGGAGGAGGCTCAGGAATTTTGCCAGCGACTATCCGCTAAAACTGGCAAAGCCTATCGCCTGCCCAGTGAGGCCCAGTGGGAATATGCCTGTCGGGCCGGGAGCACCACCCCATTTCATTTTGGCGAGACGCTTTCTACTGACCTGGCGAACTACAACGGGAATTACACCTACAACAATGGGGCGTCAGGGGAGTATCGGCAACAGACGACTGATGTAGGCCGCTTTCCAGCAAACGATTGGGGGCTACATGACATGCACGGCAATGTCTGGGAGTGGTGCGAAGACGATTATCACAGCAATTACCAAGGGGCTCCGGATGATGGCAGTGCCTGGATAGAAGCAGATCGGGAGCAGAACCGTCGAGTGCTGCGCGGCGGCTCCTGGAACAGCATTCCGAGGTTTTGCCGTTCTGCTGTTCGCTACTACTATTCGCGCGAGGGCCGTTTCAACAATATCGGCTTTCGGGTTTGTTGCGTGCTGCCGAGGACTCTTTCTTAG
- a CDS encoding GIY-YIG nuclease family protein translates to MGIVYLIHLSWPLGNDRHQAQFYLGSTDNLERRLAEHRSGTGARMLKAANERGIAYCVIRTLITPTLQDARQVERRLKARKNHRELLNRPFWTTGGNT, encoded by the coding sequence ATGGGCATCGTGTATCTGATTCACCTATCGTGGCCCCTTGGCAACGATCGCCATCAAGCCCAGTTTTACTTGGGTTCTACAGACAACCTGGAGCGACGGTTGGCAGAACACAGGTCAGGAACTGGCGCAAGGATGTTGAAGGCCGCAAACGAGAGGGGCATAGCCTACTGCGTAATCCGTACCCTCATTACCCCTACCTTGCAAGATGCAAGACAGGTCGAACGCAGGCTCAAAGCCCGAAAGAATCACAGAGAACTACTCAACCGACCATTTTGGACAACTGGAGGGAATACCTAA
- a CDS encoding helix-turn-helix domain-containing protein encodes MTIRWMLASVMLEKDIKTGDLAERTGLHPNTVSKLKSHREMPARLDRETLEKLCVALDCTPGDLLRYVPNEAQA; translated from the coding sequence ATGACAATTAGATGGATGCTGGCATCAGTAATGCTGGAGAAGGATATCAAGACCGGAGATCTGGCCGAACGGACTGGCCTGCATCCAAACACAGTTTCTAAGCTGAAATCTCACAGGGAGATGCCAGCCAGACTCGATCGGGAAACCTTAGAAAAGCTGTGTGTTGCGCTCGACTGCACACCTGGGGATCTATTGCGCTACGTTCCTAATGAGGCTCAAGCATGA
- a CDS encoding DUF932 domain-containing protein, with protein MTFKHQPSNSSPAYNLQIRNQQRTTHTQSMEATTEENVAMYRGVGAPIDSKLSLQEQLRQAGLDWSVELSDLRYGLTYSHESNYRQAIYRSDSGLLLDTVGGRWQPFQNSQILETFRQFCDDTGLELEHLGELRGGRTIFATAKLNEQFSLTRDDVTDGRILLTNYHECGAGLRVDLMTNARICTNGMTLPVRVGSRNINHVGSYDRQRILDVLEAAKNNFHTFQQQTERLANTPVSEAEFTLLLIQEFGDPNKPIAEQPRPVQLCLKLFRGQGQGANELSRYQTAYGALSAVTEYYNHHSPQRGGVSGHLNSLWLGSKAKRQQQFMRQLVSVYQ; from the coding sequence ATGACTTTCAAACATCAGCCTAGTAACAGCTCACCAGCTTACAACCTTCAGATCCGCAACCAACAACGAACGACGCACACCCAGTCCATGGAAGCTACCACCGAGGAAAACGTGGCCATGTATCGGGGAGTTGGAGCCCCCATTGATTCGAAGTTGAGCCTTCAGGAGCAGCTTAGACAAGCGGGTTTGGATTGGAGTGTAGAGCTGTCAGACCTGCGTTATGGCCTGACCTACTCTCACGAGTCTAACTATCGTCAAGCCATTTATCGCAGCGATAGTGGCCTACTGCTAGATACCGTTGGTGGACGCTGGCAACCCTTCCAGAATAGTCAGATTTTGGAAACCTTTCGTCAGTTCTGCGATGACACCGGCCTGGAACTGGAACACCTGGGCGAATTGCGGGGAGGACGCACCATCTTTGCAACTGCCAAACTCAACGAACAGTTCAGCCTCACCCGTGATGATGTCACTGATGGGCGCATCTTGCTGACCAACTATCACGAGTGTGGCGCAGGGTTACGGGTTGACCTGATGACAAATGCCCGCATCTGTACGAATGGTATGACCTTACCTGTTCGAGTGGGGAGCCGCAACATCAACCATGTTGGCAGCTACGATCGGCAACGCATTCTGGACGTGTTGGAAGCAGCCAAAAATAACTTCCATACCTTCCAACAACAAACTGAGCGACTGGCAAACACCCCTGTCAGTGAAGCCGAATTCACCCTGTTACTGATTCAGGAATTTGGCGACCCCAATAAACCGATCGCAGAGCAACCCCGGCCAGTTCAGCTCTGTCTGAAGCTGTTCCGAGGTCAGGGACAGGGAGCCAATGAACTCAGCCGCTATCAGACAGCTTACGGGGCTTTGTCTGCTGTGACCGAATACTACAACCACCACAGCCCCCAACGAGGTGGGGTCAGTGGTCACCTGAACAGTCTCTGGTTGGGTAGCAAGGCCAAACGGCAACAGCAATTCATGCGGCAACTGGTATCCGTTTACCAGTAA